A DNA window from Ictalurus furcatus strain D&B chromosome 22, Billie_1.0, whole genome shotgun sequence contains the following coding sequences:
- the LOC128599164 gene encoding uncharacterized protein LOC128599164, translated as MLQFVMIILLLYTITLLSETLGSSTLEAEPGDKVTIWCHHDLYRASYIFWYKHISTSVPLLVGCKQFTLSGQMQECYFSTEPERMVMSVHRKNTSLTIPAVNVSDTGLYYCSFIKLDKIIFSNSSYLHVKVNAVSERNGTLSTNSDRPEDSPVLCPPKDAVSSGVFMMLSVISGAMNVIVIPLCVVIFIIQRTHRGAEAQDKEEQLFNKQDMRTGGHGEMGDPHDIYTYVVYQKLAEQTT; from the exons ATGCTTCAGTTTGTGATGATAATTTTACTTCTCTATACCAtaa CTTTGCTCTCAGAGACTCTCGGTTCTTCAACGTTGGAGGCAGAACCTGGAGATAAAGTCACTATTTGGTGCCACCATGACCTGTATCGTGCCAGTTACATCTTCTGGTATAAGCACATCAGTACCTCAGTGCCACTTCTTGTTGGGTGCAAACAGTTTACTTTATCTGGCCAAATGCAAGAGTGCTATTTCTCCACTGAACCTGAGCGCATGGTGATGTCTGTGCACAGAAAGAACACGTCTCTCACAATCCCAGCAGTTAATGTCTCTGATACAGGACTGTATTACTGCAGCTTCATCAAGCTGGACAAAATAATATTCAGTAACTCCAGCTACTTACATGTGAAAGTAAACGCTGTTTCAGAGAGAAATGGAACATTATCAACAAACTCAGACAGACCAGAAGATTCCCCAGTTCTCTGTCCTCCAAAAG ATGCTGTCTCCTCTGGTGTGTTCATGATGCTGAGTGTGATCTCTGGGGCAATGAATGTGATTGTGATTCCTCTCTGTGTCGTGATCTTCATTATTCAGAGAACACACAGAG gtGCTGAAGCACAAGACAAAGAG GAGCAGCTCTTTAACAAGCAAGACATGAGGACAGGGGGACATGGGGAAATGGGGGATCCTCATGACATATATACTTATGTTGTGTATCAGAAATTAGCTGAGCAGACAACATGA